tacaaggccattctcctctggcatcatcaAGACATTTacatccacagaactgccgtaAAACTGAACTAAAGCTATGCATATATTGAAGTGGATggaaaagtttaataaacatttcaacaaagtttaataaagtgtactgacacacattcattcaagttcatcataaatattgtaaaaaaaaatacaggtcttgtatttcattcatttattcattcattttccttaggcttagtctctatttcagaggtcaccatagtggaatgaacctctaactattccggcatatattttatgcagcggatgccttttcagccgcaacccagtgctggaaacacccatacacactcatacactttggccaatttagtttattcaatttaccaatagcgtatgtctttggactgtggggaaaccagagcacccggaggaaaagcacgcgaacacaggagaacatacaaactccacacagaaatgccaactgacccagccaggacttgaaccagcgaccttcttgctgtaaggcgacagtgctaaccactgagccactgtgccaacCAAACTTAAAACTTAAATTATGTCTGTTAGATgttatgattatacatgtgatttATTAGGTATTGCAAAATTTGAAGCTCCTGGTAAAACTGAACTTAATATATGCATGTATTAAAATGGATGGATCTCAAAGTTGAATAAAGTGTActgacacacattcattcatgttcatcataaatattgtaaaaaaaaatacatatttagtaTTTAACCTACACAATTGTTATGTAGTGGCTAAGTGAGGGAATGGAAGTCTTGAGAAAGGAGCTTGCTTTTGATACAGAAAACACCCTTTTTTATGAAGATCCTTGCAATATGTTATGAATATACAACCAATTTatcacttgttaagtgtgacataatgcagctctatcaaactgtatgggaagactcaacaaatagcaataataaatgtttaaaaagcgctgtaatactttcgaaagtCACGATcgcaatacatatatatatacatatacatatatatatatatatatgtatatatatatgtattgcgATCGTGactttcgaaagtattacagcgctttttaaacatttattattgctatttgttgagtcttcccatacagtttgatagagctgtgtgacgtcacacttaacaagtgatAAATTGGTTGTATATTCATAACATATTGCAAGGATCTTCATAAAATagggtgttttatatatatatatatatatatatatatatatatatatatatatatatatatatatatatatatatatatatatatatatatatatatatatatatatatatatatatatatatatatatccatgcccaatgactgatggccagaaagtgattaatttttttataaactgttaaaatattggtgtctgtgatgctaCAAGTCCAGGGACTGTAGTgtgcaccatgattttatataaaatttactttaatgtgtgatcATAAGTgaacattttctcaattcaaatgagtaccTGGAAaccttggacctggaaacagtattctatactgataaaaacatgtattttttcagtgtttcagtGTTAAATAGCACAGTTGAAATGCCTAAAGTGGACACACATAAAGTGGATGCACAAACATTATCCAggacatttctgtttatttacatgtataGAGTATTTACCCAAAACTGTTGTCCCTACTCATGCCGTCCCATCAAGTCAAGCTGTGAAGAATTCACATGAAATATTTTGGCCAAAAGAATGATTCTTAGGGCTTTTCTAAACCACCTATAAAAGAATGCATACACAAAAGGGTTGCACAGAGAATTAAAATACCCAATCCACAAAAGCACATCAAATACAGCCGGTGATATTGTGTAATTGATGAACGGATCCACTAAATTGCAGTAGAAAAAGGGCGAGATGCTGATAAAAAACACCCCCATTATGATAGCCAGTGTTTTGGTGGCCTTCCTCTCACTTTTGTTCACAGATAAGCTGTTTTTATTGCTGACATTTTGTATAGATTTGGACTGCCTTCGTGCAACAAAGAGAATCTTTAGATAAATACTGACAGCGATTACTGCAGGAAGGCCGAAAGCAAGAAATGAAGACATAATACTTGCTGCAGGGGTTTGAAATATGATGCAAGCTCCATTACAAGCTACATTATCAAAGTAAAACTCTTCCGAACCCAAAATATTGAGTTGTAGACACACCATAGAAAATCCAACAAAGGCTGCTAGACCCCAGCTTAGAGAAATCATCGTGAAGGAAACAGGCGGTGTGATTTTACTTCGATATTGGAGAGGGTGACACACAGCATAATAGCGATCAATAGAAATAAAGGATATGTGCAAAAGAGATGTGATGCATAGCATAATATCAACGCTGCTGTGTATTTTACAGAACAAATCTCCCAGATACCAGCAGGTCTGGATGGAGCGCAGCATGCTGGGAGGCATCACAACTCCTCCGATTAGCAGATCGGCCACAGCCAGAGACAAGATGAGGTAGTTAGTCGGTGTGTGAAGCTGCTTGAAATGAAGGATGGCTATGATGACCAGCAGGTTCCCACATACTGTGATGAACGCTATGGCACTGAAGAACAAGTAGAGCAAAATTTGGACCTCAGATGGGTAGATATATCTCACGCAGGAGTTGTTGATCGACTCAAAGCAGAGAACAAGCCCTCTGTCAAATGGAATCTGTGTTGAATTGCTTAGGTCCATCTCTGGTTGGACATTGTCTGTTAGAAAACCAACAAACATAGATGGATTCATACATTGAAATCATACAACATACATTGAAAACATGTCTTACCACTATCATAAGATCAACAGATGATTATTTAGTATACTTCCTCATAGACTTTCTGTTTATTATAAGTTTAAGTTTGAATCTATATGTAAACTAACTCTCATTATAGTCAATCGAGTAAGTTAGCTAGTTGACTTATAGTCTATAAACTGTTTAAagttgaccatcaaaataaagcgtaaccagacaatctactaatactttaaatgaataattgaccCCAAGATAAAAACATTCCCCTTCATTTACGATGAATTAACCTGAATTTCTTTcaattgttgaacacaaaacaagatattatgaagaacaTTGGAAAAAAGCTGCCATTGGCATCCATATTGGGGACAgagcatactatggatgtcaatggctgattGTTTTCCAAACATTTCATACTTTAggatatcttcctttgtgttcaacagaagaagaaaaaaactcaaacacatCTGGAACAAGtagaaaatgagtaaatgatgacagaattttcatttttggggtgaactgtccctttaatatcgCATTGTTGGAAAGTTATTTAAAATCAAAAAGGGAGCCAACAAAATAAACTGTTACCATTACATTCCATTTCATAGCCATAACCACACAAGATTAGTATCAGCCTTGCAGCATGAATGTAAATCATACCATTATACATTTGTAGCATAGATCCTTCCACTGCAAATAAGAGCGAATGTCCAGAAAGCTTATATTTATATCTCTTTCATCCCTCCTGCATTGCATCACTACTGTCACTACATCCATCATCTCCCATAAGATCTTCCTCTATATGGATCTTGATTTGCAAGAATCAGTGAATGCAGGCTGTTAAGCTCATATTTTTCTTCATATTGGTTCATTTTGTGTTTCTGAAGTATATTAAAACTAGTTTAAATTCTTGAAAAGAAAGCATCACGTATTTATTATTTGTCTATTCCTTTGTCAGATTGATAGGTATATGTTTTGTGTAATTTTGCCTCTGTACCAGACCAAGgctttgaatttaaaataaaaaagccctttatgaaaaataaatcacatttcaaGAAATATGAAAGTATTTCTTTAAATCATAATCCTTTTTATCCTTATGTGAAAACAACTCGTTTTACTGCGATTTACAACTGTCCCATTGTGGCCAAGATTTAATGCTCATCAGAGTCAGGGAATTAGAGTTTCAATGGATTATTATAGTTAACTACAaccataaaactaaaataattgtttaaacgTTACGTgaggtaaaatatatataaaaactagaAATATAGAAGGTTGAACATAAACACCACTAACTTTTCCAAAGCATGCTTATCAATAAAAGCCAACTGATACATCTTAATGTACAACTCCATTGGGAGCCCATATAATTGCCCATATTGGTTTGCATTTGAAGACGCCAACTAGATAAATTTGTTAGGAGTACCAGCTGGAGTGCTTGTAAGATTACCCAGAGGGAAATCCAAACATAACCTCTGACACTCACCTGAACTACATGTACCATCATGCTTCGCACCAACACACCTGATTTAGTTTATCCCAAGCTACTCGGCTCCCATACTGATTTTAACCttctatatagtatggaagtatgcaattttggacgCAGCGGCAATCATTGCATGTTTTTCTCATTCTAgtacagttttaaaactaaaatgcattCATGTAAACAGGGCCTCAGTGTTCCAAATGTGTGACCCCTGATGTACACACGTTTTGGCCTACAGGCTATGATCTATATCAGCACTACTCTGTGGCTTTAGGAATTTGAATAGGcccttttggtaaaaaaaaaagaaagacatgtGCTGCATACCAATTCGCATACTGTCCAtcttaaatagtatttgaaaatagaatagtatgtcccaaaccatagcatgttgaaaagagtatgccaaaggtacCCGGATGGTCTACTATTTCTGGTACAAATTCAAACTGTAGAAGCGTctatactctaaccgctgatatcacccacaatacattgcacattggacatgaatttgattagaactacaaacgtgggtgaaaagtgtaaactaactacaaacatggcggacacgTGAGACCAGCAGTCAAATAAAGAGGCTTCAGTAAAGTTGTTTCAATGACTGTTaatcaatatctagccaactggaacatatttaaaccgcgttttccgtgttatattccatctgcaacaacaatgtgaacttatatctAGATACATTTGGatattaacttctgaatgcataatcatccaaagacctgaggagatttctctgcatgaaagactcgcgaATGGCAGaataacctgctgctgcttctcaaaagggtaggtaattaaatatgaaagaaatatggacgatgtgtcgagatgattgacagcaATATTCTTAAAATCCTTAGCAGATGTTTTTTGATTCCTCCAGTGAATCTGTGACCTACAGGTGTAACGTCTGTCTCTAGAGAAGTCCTGTTGTGGAAATATCTAGTAGATATTGTCATGTCTTCGTCTAAAAATATTTGCGAGCTGAGGGacttattaaaagtgttaaactTGTTTGCAAATAGTCTGTTTATCCGCACATTCACACCTGTCCTCATTAAACCACAGAAGAATCACACAATATTCTGATTGATCCCTACAGGAGTGAAAACATTCACCTGCGCTTCTGAGCATCTGGAGTTACATCATTGTGATTATGCTAGTTAGATAATACACTCAACAAGCAACCAGTCTAGTGAAGTCTACAGAAGTCTAATTAGAgttatatgaaaaaaaagaaaggaaaattaACGAGAAACAACAGCCTTTCTAGTgtttttgtataaaaatgtattcatacaGTAGGTAGAAAAATAGCTCTGTTACAAACTTAGTGAGAAAACTATTGTTATAGTATTGATACATTGTGTATAATATGGACACTTCCAACAGgtggattaaaaaaatattaacccaattaaatatttaaatttaacccAAGGTCTGTCCATATTGTATCCAAATTGGGTTCAAATATGTTTAGAGTATATCAATAAAATATAGAAGTTTCCCTACTAAAATATGGAACAGAGCGATTTTTATTCAAATTCTAGGACTTTAACCATATATCATAGGCCTTGATTTCTTTCCCCAAATTTGGACCAAAATAACGAAGCATTTTAAACAGGACACTTTTTAGAATTAAAGAGTAGTTAACCTCCCGCTGATAATCACCACTCACTTCCATGTCCAGAATGATTGGTCACCGTTGAATTGCACTTCCAGAATGATTGGTTACTATTGACTTCCACTTCCAATTCATGATTACCAAATTGATCACCTTCAGTTGATTgccaccattgacttccattttgaGCTGATGTTCACTATTGAATTCCACTTCCAGTCGATGGTCAACATTGACTCCCACTTCCAGTCGATGGTCAACATTGACTTGCACTTCCAGTTGATGGTCACAATTGACTCCCACGCTCAGTTGAGggtccccattgacttccacatcCAGTTGATGCTCACTATTGACTTACCATCTAGTTAATAATAACTTTCGACCTccacttctagttgatgattaccattgacttccacctCATAGGCCTTGATTTCTTTTCCCCAAATTTGGACCAAAACAACGAAGCATTTTAAACAGGACACTTTTTAGAATTAGAGAGTAGTTAACCTCCAGCTGATAATCACCACTCACTTCCATGTCCAGAATGATTGGTCACCTTTGAATTGCACTTCCAGAATGATTGGTTACTATTGACTTCCACTTCCAGTTGATGATCTTTTCCACTTCCAATTGATTACCAAATTGATTACCTCCAGTTGATTgccaccattgacttccattttcaGCTGATGTTCACCATAGACTTCCACCTCCAGTTGATGGTCACTATTGACTTCCAGGTCCAGTTGATGGTTATAATTGTCTCCCACTTAAAGTTGAGGGTCAACAATGACCTCCCGGTCTAGTTAATGAAAATCTTTGAGTTCCACTTCCAGTTGATTGCCACCATTGACCTCCACTTCCAGCTGATATTCACTATTGACTTACACATCTAGTTATTAGAAACTTTTGACTTCCACTTCAAGTTGATGATTACCATAGACTTCCTGGTCTAGTTAATGGAAACATTTTAGTTCCACTTCCAGTTGATGGCCACCACTGACTCTCACGTCTAATTAATGAAAACCTTTGACTTCCGCTTCCATTTAATTACCACAATTGACTTCCACTTCCAGTTGATGCTCAACATTGACTTACCATCTAGTTAATAACAACTTTCGACCTccacttctagttgatgatttcaCTAACTTCCACCTCCAGTTgatggtcaccattgacttccacctCCAGTTGATGGTCACCATTGATTCCCACTTCCAGTTGATGGTCACTATTGACCTCCCAGTTTAGTTAATGGAAACATTTGAGTTCCACTTTCAGTTGATGGTCACCATTGACTTACACATCTAGTTGATGATTGTCATTGACTTCCACTTCCAGTTGATGGCCACCATTGAATTTCACTTCCAGTTGATAGCCACCATTGACCTCCACGTCTAATTAATGGAAACTTTTGACTTCCACTTCCATTTAATGGCCACAGCTGACTTCCACATCCAGCTGATgctcaccattgacttccacttccAATTGATGGCCACCATTGACTTCAACTTCCACCTCATgctcaccattgacttccacttccAATTGATGGCCACCATTGACTTCAACTTCCACCTgatggtcaccattgacttccacgtCCAATTGATGGTCACCAGTGACTTTCATTCCCAGCTGATGATCACAATTGACTCCCACTTTCAGTTGATGATTACCAATGACTGTCATTTCCAGAATAATTGATCAGCATTGGTTTCAATTGATGATTCCcattattttccaaaaaaatctttaaattacatgaataaattacaaacatttaaaaatctcacCAGCCTCAGATATTTAAATAGTAATCTATGTACCACAATAGAGATTGGCGAAACtgaaataatgtatattttaagcACTCGACTGTCATTTGCTGCATTGTCATGTAGGAGGGTCAGAGAAGACAATGAGGAGTATTTAAGGTGCTTCTTTTAAGTTGCTATACACGAAATGTGGCAGGATGGATTTATCATCACAAGAATACGATCCCACTCAGTTTTGTTTTCCTGCAGTGAACAACTCTTGTCTTAAAGGCACACATCATGTGTCCACTCAGACTGTTGTGTATCTCATATTGGCGTCAGCAATGACTGTGACCATTCTAGGAAATTCAATGGtcattatttctatagcacacTTTAAACAGCTCCAGACACCGACAAATATCCTGGTGATGTCTCTGGCTCTGGCGGACCTGCTGCTTGGACTGGTGGTCATGCCTTTCAGTATGATCCGTTCTGTTGACGGCTGCTGGTACTATGGAGAAACCTTCTGTTTGCTTCACTCTAGTTTTGATATGTTTCTCACATCTGTATctatttttcatcttatttttattgctgttgatCGACATCAGGCTGTGTGTTATCCGCTTCAGTATCCAACAAGAATAACCATATCTATTGCATGGCTCATGGTGATGATAAGTTGGAGCATGGCTGCATTATATTCTTATGGTGTAGTGTACTCAAAAGCTAACTTGGAAGGACTGGAGGAATATATTGAATCAATGTACTGTATGGGAGGATGCACTCTGCTTTTTAATGCATTATGGGGGGCTATAGACACATTAGTAGCTTTTTTCTTGCCTTGTTTTGTCATGATTGGGTTGTATGCACATATTTTTATGATCGCAAAAAAGCATGCTAGAAAACTTGGTGAAGCAAACCAGCATGACAATGAGAATGTGTTCAAAAGCTCTCGACGATCTGAAAGAAAAGCAGCAAAAACTCTTGGTATAGTTGTGGGTGCTTTTATTATGTGCTGGTTGCCCTTTTTTATTAACTCTCTGATGGATCCCTACATCAACTTTTCCACCCCAGTTGCTCTGTTTGAAGCTTTCGTCTGGTTAGGCTACATGAATTCAGCCATAAACCCCATAATTTATGGTCTTTTCTACCCATGGTTTAGAAAAACCCTTTATCTCATTATAACACTGAGAATGTTTGAGCCAAACTCAtctgacatcaatgttttcacaGTTTGATGTCATTGTGCATTGTGTTCTTTTTGCAAGATATTCATTTAAGtttacacaaataaaatgttCCCCCTGAAggtgtttatatattgtttttctatcactggctcagtggttagcactgtcacctcacagcaagaaggtctctggtttgagtcccggctaggccagttggcaattctatgtggagtttgcatgtcatccctgttttggcgtgggtttcctccaggtgctccagtttcccccactgtccaaaggcatgcgctataggtgaattgaataaactaaattggctgtagtgtatgagtgcgtatgtgagtgtgtgggtgtttcccagtactgggttgtggctggaagggcatccgctgtgtaaacatatgctggataaattaattaatttaatttagttaattccgctgtgacgacccctgatggataaagggactaagctgaaggaaaataattgaatgaatgaatgtaaaacaaaaaaatctgtagtCTTTATTTTTATACTTCTGAATCATGCTATGTTGGTCGTTTCAACTTACATTACTGAACTTTAAATCTACTTTAAACATTATGTTGagcttaaaaataaatttgaaacatatataacttaattaaaaaaaacatataatgacACTACTTGCTGAACAAATATTTTGACGGGATGGGAAAGTTTTTGAAttcgaatgaaccgccaactattccagcatatgttttacgcaacggatgcccttccaactgcaacccattattgagaaacatgcatacacactcattcacgcacactcacacactacggccaatacagtttattcaatttacctatagcacatgtgattggactgtgagcgaaaccagagcacctggaggaaacccacacgaacacggggagaacatgcaaactccactcagaaatgccaactgaggcgacagtgctaaccactaagccactctGTCacctttttcagctttgtcatgaGATTAAATTATACTCTATCATTGTACAATAAAATAAGTCCCTGATAGTAAACTAATGCTCTATTTTATTTAGGATCTATCATGGGTCATCgcgatacactgtaaaaaatgtctgatttcaacagaaaaaaactgttatgctgcgttcacaccagacgcagcatgcgcaaataaataaattgtgcaaTATTTGCGCGTAAATAtacgtgtgaacattttgagatTACCTTCACACATAAAAATTTGTTTCATtagcgcgtcaaattcacttcacagaAGATGCGGGTTCGAGTTATGGGCAGTGCTTCTTTCTGCacagtgactctagcttcgttgctaaatgactaacatggattttattgagatgaaAGCTGtgatttatgtgctttaggaaggctgaaaaacagcatagattccTTCGGCGttatgtctgagtccactagatcttgATTTCAGAGGTGCACGCAGCTCTGTAAGTTCACCAACTCCACCAGAATCTATTCCtgaatgatggaggctttcagaggtggttccgactgagccgagcccagtttaatCAACTGTTGTCTGATGTCAAGAGGATTTCCCCTGGGGACACCAACacaggcgctacatcataatTACGCCtgtacaagagcaagctcctgattggttaatgcagcgCAATGTCTGCTGAAATACCGATTTTCCAAGTCGAGTGATTTGCACGAAATGCGCATCAAACCTGTAAAATCGCTCAACTCGTGCCATAAGATGTCCatttgtgtctttgcattgatatagcatgtaaatcactcgcacttgatgcttcttccgcatctggtgtgaacgcagcataagaaTGCAACAGTAAATATCCCTAACCTGGTTAACAGTTAGTTTGCTTAATAAGAAACACAAAGAGAtgtcacaaataaacaaataaattggggagaacatgcaaactccacacagaaaggcctcctAGCCCAGCCACAAGGCTGTTGGCTAATACATATCTGGGCCTAAATCGTGCAGTGTGAACCAACTACACTATGAAACAAtcccacattcattcattcatttttccttcggcttagtccctgattatcaggggtcaccacacagtggaatgaaccaccaactgttctgccatatgttttatgcagcag
Above is a genomic segment from Danio aesculapii chromosome 20, fDanAes4.1, whole genome shotgun sequence containing:
- the taar10 gene encoding trace amine-associated receptor 10, with the protein product MDLSNSTQIPFDRGLVLCFESINNSCVRYIYPSEVQILLYLFFSAIAFITVCGNLLVIIAILHFKQLHTPTNYLILSLAVADLLIGGVVMPPSMLRSIQTCWYLGDLFCKIHSSVDIMLCITSLLHISFISIDRYYAVCHPLQYRSKITPPVSFTMISLSWGLAAFVGFSMVCLQLNILGSEEFYFDNVACNGACIIFQTPAASIMSSFLAFGLPAVIAVSIYLKILFVARRQSKSIQNVSNKNSLSVNKSERKATKTLAIIMGVFFISISPFFYCNLVDPFINYTISPAVFDVLLWIGYFNSLCNPFVYAFFYRWFRKALRIILLAKIFHVNSSQLDLMGRHE
- the taar13e gene encoding trace amine associated receptor 13e, whose product is MDLSSQEYDPTQFCFPAVNNSCLKGTHHVSTQTVVYLILASAMTVTILGNSMVIISIAHFKQLQTPTNILVMSLALADLLLGLVVMPFSMIRSVDGCWYYGETFCLLHSSFDMFLTSVSIFHLIFIAVDRHQAVCYPLQYPTRITISIAWLMVMISWSMAALYSYGVVYSKANLEGLEEYIESMYCMGGCTLLFNALWGAIDTLVAFFLPCFVMIGLYAHIFMIAKKHARKLGEANQHDNENVFKSSRRSERKAAKTLGIVVGAFIMCWLPFFINSLMDPYINFSTPVALFEAFVWLGYMNSAINPIIYGLFYPWFRKTLYLIITLRMFEPNSSDINVFTV